One genomic segment of Panicum virgatum strain AP13 chromosome 2N, P.virgatum_v5, whole genome shotgun sequence includes these proteins:
- the LOC120659818 gene encoding putative disease resistance RPP13-like protein 1, protein MADEGEKPIIHTLRDALLHFAVKSKKLASPLLEPFGRASEPATVDDDELTALRSKLRRIRATLRDAESLSVTDRSVQLWLAELGDLEHRAEDVLEELEYESRRSAQLEDLKLDLLRAAKTGKRRREVALLFAAAPARRLRRKIDGIWARYEEIASDRRKLRLRPGDGAPRPAASALVPSSALPRGCGELHGRERDAERVAALVGAPPDNGRGYAVVPIVGMAGVGKTALAQRVCNMEAVRSHFDMTFWIWVSQEFDVVGVTRKIVEAITRSRPECDELSTLHELIVEHLAGKRCLIVLDDVWDDNPSHWDCITAPLSRCAVGSTVVVTTRSKKVAKMASPKVYHLKCLSDDDCWLVCQRRALPNSDTDIKQELVEIGKQIAKKCGGLPLAAEAAGSALSNSISWEHWKEVLENGLWAGSEAKNLVLPVLKVSYDHLSTPLKRCFAFCSLFPKGFVFDKDVLVQLWTAQGFVDAEGDRSPEVTANGYFNDLVSRCFFHPSPAHDIVEGKFAMHDLYQELAQFVSGNECRMIHHPCSMKIGESPRHLSFVDEESYSVEEMHLNTIRGHHDLRTFLFIARTEQKHEEITFRTKIPSELIMDFECLRALDLSNTNIMELPKSIGSLIHLRYLSLDNTAIQTLPDSICALFHLETIKLNHCSSLTQLPQGIKLLLNLRCLEIPHSNIQMPSGIGELTRLQRLSFFAIRNEPTGCGIEELNELVNLRGHLHITGLNNLDGAQAAAANLWNKLGIQKLTLEWSALTNFNKPLCNPQGNAVRGISHRQGPGFSAAKDQVLKCLKPHSDLEELSINHYNGSFSPTWSGWLPLDRLASIELKDCHNCEELPPLGCLPSLKHILVQSLPRVKLVGPEFFGDVGDIASSSDGRVCNVFPALESLKFRNMKAWEEWCGVKSEHFPNLKYLSIDRCSKLKLLPKFTSEPKLRIRHCDLLQRQLCQKYRNMVKHIPAQSEISYTCITEGDILILEASCSYGA, encoded by the exons ATGGCCGACGAGGGAGAGAAACCAATCATCCACACGCTGCGAGACGCGCTGCTTCACTTCGCTGTCAAGTCCAAGAAGCTCGCGTCGCCGCTGCTCGAGCCGTTCGGGCGCGCGTCCGAGCCGGCCaccgtcgacgacgacgagctgACGGCGCTCAGGTCCAAGCTGCGCCGGATCCGCGCCACGCTCCGCGACGCCGAGAGCCTGTCCGTCACCGACCGCTCCGTGCAGCTGTGGCTCGCCGAGCTCGGCGACCTCGAGCACCGGGCCGAGGACGTGCTGGAGGAGCTCGAGTACGAGTCCCGACGCTCGGCCCAGCTGGAGGATCTCAAGCTcgacctcctccgcgccgcgaaGACCGGGAAGCGGCGCCGGGAGGTGGCGCTGCtgttcgccgccgcgccggcgaggcggctccGCCGCAAGATCGACGGCATCTGGGCGCGGTACGAGGAGATCGCGTCGGACAGGAGGAAGCTCCGGCTCCgccccggcgacggcgcgccCCGGCCCGCGGCGAGCGCGCTCGTGCCGAGCAGCGCGCTCCCCCGCGGCTGCGGCGAGCTCCACGGGCGGGAGCGCGACGCCGAGAGGGTCGCCGCTCTGGTTGGCGCGCCGCCCGACAACGGGAGAGGCTACGCCGTCGTGCCGATCGTCGGGATGGCCGGCGTCGGTAAGACGGCGCTGGCGCAGCGCGTCTGCAACATGGAGGCCGTCAGGTCGCACTTCGACATGACGTTCTGGATCTGGGTCTCACAGGAGTTCGACGTCGTCGGCGTGACACGCAAGATCGTCGAGGCGATCACCAGATCTCGCCCTGAGTGCGACGAGCTGAGCACGCTTCATGAGCTCATAGTTGAGCATCTTGCAGGGAAGAGATGCTTGATCGTTCTCGACGATGTTTGGGATGACAATCCCAGCCACTGGGACTGCATTACGGCTCCCCTGAGCCGCTGCGCGGTGGGGAGCACTGTCGTCGTGACGACAAGGAGCAAGAAGGTTGCCAAGATGGCGAGCCCAAAGGTGTATCATCTGAAATGCTTGTCAGATGACGACTGCTGGCTTGTATGCCAGCGACGGGCGCTGCCCAACAGCGACACCGACATTAAGCAAGAACTTGTCGAGATAGGTAAGCAGATTGCGAAGAAGTGTGGGGGCTTGCCATTGGCAGCAGAGGCAGCTGGTAGTGCCCTCAGCAATTCAATCAGCTGGGAGCACTGGAAAGAAGTCCTAGAGAACGGACTGTGGGCTGGCAGTGAGGCGAAGAATCTGGTATTGCCGGTGCTGAAGGTGAGCTACGATCATTTGTCGACACCACTGAAGCGATGCTTTGCGTTCTGTTCGTTGTTTCCGAAGGGCTTTGTCTTCGACAAAGATGTTCTAGTCCAGCTGTGGACTGCACAAGGATTTGTGGATGCTGAAGGAGACCGCAGCCCTGAAGTTACGGCCAATGGCTACTTCAATGATTTGGTGTCAAGGTGCTTCTTCCACCCTTCCCCAGCTCATGATATCGTTGAAGGGAAGTTTGCCATGCATGACCTGTATCAGGAGCTTGCTCAGTTTGTTTCGGGCAATGAATGTAGGATGATACATCACCCTTGTTCCATGAAAATAGGTGAGAGCCCTCGGCATTTGTCCTTTGTCGACGAGGAGTCCTATTCTGTTGAAGAAATGCACTTGAACACAATTCGTGGTCATCATGATCTGCGAACCTTCCTGTTCATTGCAAGAACAGAGCAAAAGCATGAGGAGATTACATTTAGAACAAAGATTCCTTCTGAACTGATCATGGATTTTGAATGCTTAAGAGCTCTAGATTTGAGCAACACAAACATCATGGAGTTACCCAAGTCCATAGGGAGTCTGATACATCTACGTTATCTTTCTTTGGATAACACCGCCATCCAAACATTGCCCGACTCAATTTGTGCTCTCTTCCACCTGGAGACAATCAAGCTTAACCATTGTTCTTCTCTTACTCAGTTACCTCAAGGTATAAAACTCCTGTTGAATTTAAGGTGCCTAGAGATCCCACATTCAAACATACAAATGCCTTCTGGTATAGGAGAGTTGACTAGGCTCCAGAGACTATCTTTTTTTGCCATTAGAAATGAGCCTACTGGATGTGGCATAGAAGAACTGAATGAACTGGTAAACCTTAGAGGACATCTTCATATCACAGGTTTAAACAACCTGGATGGTGCCCAAGCTGCTGCAGCCAACCTCTGGAACAAGTTGGGTATTCAAAAGCTTACACTTGAATGGTCTGCACTTACAAATTTTAACAAGCCTCTTTGTAATCCACAAGGAAATGCAGTGAGAGGCATATCACACAGACAGGGCCCTGGATTTAGTGCAGCAAAAGATCAGGTGTTGAAATGCCTCAAGCCTCATTCAGATCTGGAAGAGCTCAGTATCAACCATTATAATGGATCCTTTTCTCCGACATGGTCAGGATGGCTACCCTTGGACAGGTTAGCTTCTATTGAACTGAAAGACTGTCACAATTGCGAAGAACTACCACCCCTTGGCTGCCTGCCATCTCTTAAACACATTTTGGTACAATCACTGCCACGTGTCAAGCTAGTTGGGCCCGAATTTTTTGGCGATGTTGGAGATATCGCTTCAAGCAGTGATGGGAGAGTATGTAATGTGTTTCCTGCACTGGAGTCGCTAAAGTTCAGGAACATGAAAGCTTGGGAGGAATGGTGTGGTGTCAAGAGTGAGCACTTTCCAAATCTTAAATATCTCAGCATTGATAGGTGTAGCAAGCTCAAGCTATTGCCCAAGTTCACATCAGAACCAAAGCTGAGAATCCGACACTGTGACCTGCTGCAAAGGCAATTGTGTCAG AAATATCGGAATATGGTGAAGCACATACCAGCTCAAAGTGAAATTTCATATACATGCATCACGGAAGGTGACATTTTAATTCTTGAAGCTTCCTGTTCCTATGGCGCATAA